The following proteins are encoded in a genomic region of Nicotiana sylvestris chromosome 4, ASM39365v2, whole genome shotgun sequence:
- the LOC104233152 gene encoding calcium uniporter protein 4, mitochondrial, whose product MALRRALAKRLNITLKRDPLPSVTGLDHSHTHSTPIKTSKISPVPAKSPDSIDSALFRRFLQKREINHAARLPEFLSIPMGDKLREKLRSMNVTGDRIRFDGLAPPAPAAETADFPVETTMGRIAVNDARKILRFSQLEKVRSRLREIPMNSISYSKFLEICSEVCSNREQGLEFAKKLDESGSVIVFGDVVLLRPHQVAKSMDKIISESIASPNDPRRKELENMEKQKVLIDQKAQSLVKGELYCGLGFLVIQTLGFMRLTFWELSWDVMEPICFFVTSFHFALAYGFFLKTSKEPTFEGFFQRRFKVKQKKLMKIHNFDLEKYNKLREAFYPTYYNQPYYGFSSSSIMQ is encoded by the exons ATGGCGCTTCGTCGGGCTTTAGCGAAACGCCTAAACATTACCCTGAAAAGGGACCCACTTCCATCGGTAACGGGTCTAGATCATTCTCATACTCATTCTACACCAATCAAAACCAGCAAAATATCGCCAGTTCCGGCGAAGTCGCCGGACTCTATTGACTCCGCCTTATTCCGCCGGTTCCTCCAAAAAAGAGAAATCAACCATGCAGCTAGACTGCCGGAATTTTTATCAATTCCTATGGGAGATAAATTGAGAGAAAAATTGAGGTCTATGAATGTTACCGGAGATAGGATTAGATTTGACGGACTAGCTCCACCGGCTCCGGCGGCTGAGACAGCGGATTTTCCGGTGGAGACGACGATGGGAAGAATAGCGGTGAATGATGCTAGAAAAATTTTGAGGTTTTCACAGTTGGAGAAAGTGAGATCGAGACTTAGAGAGATACCGATGAACTCCATTTCCTACTCTAAATTCCTTGAGATTTGTAGTGAGGTTTGTAGCAACAGAGAACAGGGTTTGGAGTTTGCAAAGAAATTGGACGAGTCAGGCAGCGTCATCGTTTTTGGTGACGTCGTTTTGCTCCGTCCACATCAG GTGGCAAAATCAATGGACAAAATAATATCAGAATCCATAGCATCCCCAAACGACCCAAGGAGAAAAGAACTTGAAAATATGGAAAAGCAAAAGGTCTTAATTGATCAAAAAGCCCAATCACTAGTCAAAGGCGAACTTTACTGTGGGCTGGGCTTTCTAGTTATTCAAACACTGGGCTTTATGAGGCTAACGTTTTGGGAGCTGAGTTGGGATGTAATGGAGCCCATTTGCTTCTTTGTTACCTCATTTCACTTTGCCCTTGCTTATGGATTCTTCCTAAAAACATCAAAAGAGCCAACTTTTGAAGGGTTTTTCCAAAGACGTTTCAAAGTGAAGCAAAAGAAGCTAATGAAGATTCATAATTTCGATCTTGAAAAGTATAATAAGCTTCGAGAAGCATTTTATCCAACTTATTATAACCAACCATATTATGGTTTCTCGTCGAGTTCGATCATGCAATAA